In the Terriglobia bacterium genome, one interval contains:
- a CDS encoding response regulator transcription factor, with translation MRVLLVEDYLPIQKAVAKGLREAGFAVDVTGDGKEGLWFATSNDYDVIILDLMLPEVDGLTILKRLRSAGRAAHVLILTAKDTVPDRVKGLDLGADDYLPKPFAFEELLARVRALARRAYCAKNPCLSVSDLRIETTLQRVWRGQEEVSLTPREYALLEYLAMRAGQVVSRTEIWDHVYEFNSEADSNVVDVYIGYLRKKIERPGKPVLIRTLRGRGYSLGVAQ, from the coding sequence ATGCGTGTGCTTCTCGTCGAGGACTATCTGCCCATCCAAAAAGCTGTCGCCAAGGGTCTGCGTGAGGCCGGCTTCGCCGTCGACGTCACCGGCGACGGCAAAGAAGGCCTCTGGTTTGCCACCAGCAACGACTATGACGTAATCATCCTCGACTTGATGCTGCCCGAAGTGGATGGATTGACCATTCTGAAGCGCCTCAGGTCCGCGGGTCGTGCCGCCCATGTGCTTATCCTCACGGCGAAAGACACGGTGCCGGATCGGGTCAAGGGGCTTGATCTTGGGGCCGACGATTATCTGCCGAAACCCTTTGCTTTTGAGGAACTGCTGGCGCGTGTGCGCGCGCTGGCCCGCCGCGCGTACTGCGCAAAGAATCCGTGCCTCAGCGTCAGTGATTTGCGCATCGAGACCACGTTGCAGCGAGTCTGGCGCGGCCAGGAGGAGGTGAGCCTGACACCCCGCGAATATGCGCTCCTCGAATACCTGGCGATGCGTGCCGGCCAGGTCGTCAGCCGGACTGAGATCTGGGATCACGTTTATGAGTTCAATTCCGAAGCCGACTCCAACGTCGTGGACGTGTACATCGGGTATCTTCGGAAAAAGATCGAGCGCCCCGGCAAGCCCGTCTTGATCCGCACGCTCCGGGGCCGGGGCTACTCATTGGGAGTTGCGCAATGA
- a CDS encoding sensor histidine kinase N-terminal domain-containing protein: MMRSIRVRLLVWTVCGMAILLAVFAVAVYEVICRSLLAGYDEVLISTARTIRGFVEQNKAEIKVEIDEHQVPEFNRSYRPDYFQLWREDGRTLARSQSITAAELARIEGPLDTPVFQPIRLPDGRTGRAVGFSFVPKVDEDTHEPIPPRKVTLVVARETTALDAEIRYLRWLLATATGGTIILALVVGAVVVRQGLRPLDALASQIAAIQYDDLSAQVPVDGIPAEMAAVVKRLNDLLRRLEEAFRRERAFSADVAHELRTPLAGMRCTLEVALTRPRAGIDYRQAIEECLDIIRRTQKMVDNLLALARLEDGKTMLHPESVRLAELIEHAWRPLCDGVRARGITIESRVPDHLACMADRESLRMILTSLFENAAEYANDGGHIEVAGAQAGDSAEVSIANTGCRLSEEDTRHVFDRFWRSDAARTNTGIHCGLGLALVQRATTSLRGTVSASAANGTFTVRLKFPAAA; this comes from the coding sequence ATGATGCGGTCCATCCGAGTACGCCTGCTTGTCTGGACGGTCTGCGGTATGGCGATCCTTCTGGCGGTTTTCGCCGTCGCCGTGTACGAAGTCATCTGCCGGTCGCTGCTGGCGGGTTACGACGAAGTCCTGATCTCCACGGCACGAACGATCCGCGGTTTCGTTGAGCAGAACAAGGCGGAGATCAAGGTCGAGATCGATGAGCACCAGGTGCCCGAATTCAATCGATCCTACCGGCCCGACTACTTCCAGTTGTGGCGCGAAGACGGGAGAACTCTGGCCCGTTCACAGTCGATCACAGCCGCGGAGCTGGCGCGCATCGAGGGCCCTTTGGATACGCCTGTTTTCCAGCCCATTCGTCTGCCGGATGGCCGCACCGGGCGCGCAGTCGGCTTCTCTTTTGTGCCTAAAGTCGACGAGGACACACACGAACCCATACCGCCTCGCAAGGTCACCCTGGTCGTGGCGCGGGAGACCACTGCACTGGATGCCGAAATCCGATATTTGCGCTGGCTGCTGGCGACGGCAACCGGCGGGACGATTATCCTCGCGCTTGTTGTCGGTGCTGTCGTCGTTCGTCAGGGGTTGAGGCCACTTGATGCCTTGGCTTCCCAAATTGCTGCGATCCAGTATGACGACCTCTCTGCGCAGGTTCCCGTGGATGGCATACCGGCGGAAATGGCCGCAGTGGTCAAGCGGCTTAACGACCTGCTACGGCGTCTTGAGGAGGCATTTCGCCGCGAGCGAGCTTTCTCGGCGGATGTCGCGCACGAATTGCGCACGCCGCTCGCCGGCATGCGCTGCACTCTGGAGGTGGCCCTCACGCGGCCGCGCGCGGGTATCGACTACCGGCAGGCAATCGAGGAATGTCTCGATATTATCCGCCGCACGCAGAAGATGGTCGACAACCTGCTGGCGCTCGCGCGCCTGGAGGATGGAAAAACGATGCTCCATCCGGAATCCGTTCGCCTGGCAGAGCTCATCGAGCATGCCTGGCGGCCGCTTTGTGATGGAGTCAGGGCACGCGGCATCACAATCGAGAGTCGTGTCCCCGACCACCTGGCATGCATGGCGGACCGCGAAAGCCTCCGGATGATTCTTACCAGCCTGTTTGAGAACGCTGCGGAGTACGCGAACGACGGCGGCCACATCGAAGTCGCGGGCGCTCAGGCCGGGGATTCGGCTGAAGTCTCGATCGCCAACACGGGCTGCCGCCTGTCCGAGGAGGACACGCGACATGTCTTCGATCGGTTCTGGCGCAGCGACGCAGCGCGCACCAATACGGGCATCCACTGCGGACTCGGTCTGGCATTGGTGCAACGAGCTACTACTTCATTGCGCGGCACGGTTTCGGCCAGTGCAGCCAATGGTACGTTCACCGTTCGCCTCAAGTTTCCGGCAGCAGCATAG
- the tsaD gene encoding tRNA (adenosine(37)-N6)-threonylcarbamoyltransferase complex transferase subunit TsaD, whose protein sequence is MLVLGIESSCDETAAALVEDGRVVHANVVASQIETHRSFGGVVPELASREHLRNIGFVVRQAFADAGMSYGRIDGIAVTQGPGLIGSLLVGLSFAKAMAFTLKKPLVPINHLEGHIYSAFIEHPEISYPLLALVVSGGHTSLILSPEPDRYQRIARTRDDAAGEALDKLAKFLGLGYPGGPIIDRLARSGDTHGFHFSIPKISDGSLDFSFSGFKTAALRHIEQAGIRPCRSPKKVPQKVLDLVASYQQAIIDTLVAQTRKAARRHSPQSILLVGGVACNSLLRRIFTEAFDEPGEGCRVYYPSPILTTDNAAMIAAAGTPKLRKGASADLNLNAYADLPLC, encoded by the coding sequence ATGCTGGTTTTGGGCATTGAGTCGTCGTGCGATGAAACTGCCGCCGCCCTGGTTGAGGACGGGCGTGTCGTCCATGCCAACGTGGTAGCCTCGCAAATCGAAACTCACCGCAGCTTCGGCGGCGTGGTGCCGGAACTGGCCAGCCGCGAGCACTTGCGCAACATCGGCTTCGTGGTGCGCCAGGCATTCGCCGACGCCGGCATGAGCTACGGCCGGATTGACGGCATCGCGGTCACCCAGGGGCCGGGGCTGATTGGGTCGCTTCTCGTGGGACTGTCTTTTGCCAAGGCCATGGCCTTTACTCTGAAAAAGCCTCTGGTGCCCATAAATCATCTCGAAGGCCACATCTATTCGGCATTCATCGAACATCCCGAGATCTCTTATCCCCTGCTGGCGCTGGTGGTCTCCGGCGGCCACACCTCGCTGATTCTTTCACCGGAGCCGGACCGCTACCAACGCATCGCGCGTACTCGCGACGATGCGGCGGGGGAGGCGCTTGACAAGCTTGCGAAGTTTCTGGGGCTGGGCTACCCCGGCGGCCCCATCATCGATCGCCTGGCTCGGTCGGGCGATACGCATGGCTTTCATTTCTCCATCCCCAAAATCAGCGACGGCAGCCTGGATTTCAGCTTCAGCGGCTTCAAGACTGCGGCGCTGCGGCACATCGAGCAGGCCGGCATCCGGCCTTGCCGGTCCCCCAAAAAGGTGCCGCAGAAAGTGCTGGATCTGGTTGCTAGCTATCAGCAGGCAATTATCGATACTCTCGTGGCACAGACACGCAAGGCGGCGCGGCGGCACAGCCCGCAGTCCATCCTGCTGGTTGGCGGCGTGGCCTGCAACAGCCTGCTGCGTCGGATCTTCACCGAAGCTTTCGACGAGCCAGGGGAGGGCTGCCGCGTCTACTACCCGAGCCCGATTCTTACAACCGACAACGCCGCAATGATCGCCGCAGCGGGCACGCCGAAGCTGCGCAAGGGCGCCTCAGCCGACTTGAACCTCAACGCCTATGCGGACCTCCCGCTCTGCTGA
- the mtnA gene encoding S-methyl-5-thioribose-1-phosphate isomerase codes for MIRTIEWKETGVVMLDQRLLPLQEVYQTCTGFQEVAEAIRAMVVRGAPAIGVAAAMGVAIGAKKATASTLEELDTEFERICGVIAGARPTAINLCWAVERMKGVYRRVRAGGIEAVRAALVHEAQAIHDEDIRANRAMGRMGQSLIADGARVLTHCNAGALATAGYGTALGVLRAAVEAGKHIQVFADETRPFLQGARLTAWELQEDNIPVTVITDGMAGHFMRLGRIDCVIVGADRIAANGDVANKIGTYAVAVLAKENGVPFFVAAPTSTFDLTIPDGSHIPIEERDPEEVRQLQGITIVPAHTEVANPAFDVTPYRYVAAIITELGVARPPYIESLRALVSK; via the coding sequence ATGATACGGACCATTGAATGGAAAGAAACCGGGGTGGTGATGCTCGACCAGCGCCTGCTCCCTTTGCAGGAGGTCTATCAAACCTGCACCGGCTTCCAGGAAGTCGCCGAAGCGATCCGTGCGATGGTGGTCCGCGGTGCACCCGCGATCGGCGTTGCCGCTGCCATGGGTGTGGCGATCGGGGCGAAGAAAGCGACCGCAAGCACCCTGGAAGAGTTGGACACGGAATTCGAGAGGATCTGCGGCGTGATTGCGGGGGCGCGTCCCACGGCCATCAACCTGTGCTGGGCGGTCGAGCGGATGAAGGGTGTCTATCGACGCGTGCGGGCGGGTGGGATTGAGGCGGTGCGCGCGGCTCTCGTGCATGAGGCCCAGGCCATCCACGACGAGGACATCCGCGCCAATCGCGCGATGGGACGAATGGGCCAGTCCCTGATCGCCGACGGCGCCAGGGTTTTGACTCACTGCAACGCCGGTGCGCTGGCAACAGCCGGCTACGGCACGGCGCTGGGGGTCCTCCGTGCCGCAGTCGAGGCCGGCAAACACATCCAGGTCTTCGCTGACGAGACCCGTCCGTTTCTGCAGGGGGCCCGCCTGACTGCATGGGAGCTGCAGGAGGACAACATTCCGGTCACGGTCATAACGGACGGTATGGCAGGCCATTTCATGCGGCTGGGCCGCATTGATTGCGTCATCGTGGGTGCCGACCGCATCGCAGCCAATGGTGATGTGGCCAATAAGATCGGCACTTATGCGGTAGCCGTGCTCGCCAAGGAGAACGGCGTGCCTTTTTTTGTGGCTGCGCCGACATCTACATTCGATCTGACGATTCCGGACGGGAGCCATATCCCGATCGAAGAACGCGATCCGGAAGAGGTGCGACAGCTCCAGGGTATCACCATTGTTCCCGCCCACACGGAAGTCGCCAATCCGGCGTTTGATGTGACCCCGTACCGTTACGTAGCCGCCATCATTACAGAGCTTGGCGTGGCTCGGCCTCCCTATATCGAGAGCCTGCGCGCGCTCGTTTCTAAATGA
- a CDS encoding cobalamin-binding protein: protein MPRILHGSSLLARCAGFALFALLACCSRTLPDSNHRSAGVPTATVEYTDGIGRPIVLPRHPQRVISLAPSVTEVLYLLGADDRLIGVTTHCDWPEDAKGKPKIGTLLNPNFETILAARPDLIIASTAGNDQAAVYKLAGFGLPVFVTAPRSVDGIFETTLAIGRITDRGAQGEQLVARMKGRLQEVKRRLAGLPPTRAFFITWFDPLLAPGRKTFENDVLGLADVVSISAASEEFYPRYSLEQVLAQNPDVILTVYHEGKPIPDLRNIAGWRSLRAVQRGRIYVLSEVLQHPSPRFVDGVEELARKLHPERFQ, encoded by the coding sequence ATGCCTCGCATACTTCACGGTTCTTCCCTCTTAGCACGCTGCGCCGGCTTTGCTTTGTTCGCCCTGCTGGCCTGCTGTTCGCGAACCTTGCCTGACAGTAACCACCGGAGCGCCGGTGTCCCGACTGCGACCGTAGAATACACCGACGGCATCGGCAGGCCCATCGTACTGCCTCGGCATCCGCAGCGGGTTATCTCCCTGGCGCCGAGCGTGACTGAGGTTTTATATCTTCTCGGAGCCGACGACCGGCTGATCGGAGTCACCACGCACTGCGACTGGCCTGAAGACGCTAAAGGCAAGCCGAAGATCGGAACCCTCCTCAATCCCAACTTCGAGACCATTCTCGCCGCACGCCCCGACCTCATCATCGCGTCGACCGCGGGGAACGATCAGGCAGCCGTGTACAAACTCGCGGGGTTTGGGCTCCCCGTATTTGTAACCGCGCCACGATCCGTCGATGGGATTTTTGAGACCACGCTCGCAATCGGCCGGATTACGGACCGCGGCGCGCAGGGCGAGCAACTCGTGGCCCGGATGAAAGGCCGTCTGCAGGAGGTCAAGCGCCGCCTCGCCGGGCTCCCGCCCACGCGCGCCTTCTTCATCACCTGGTTCGATCCCCTGCTGGCGCCGGGCCGCAAGACGTTCGAAAACGACGTGCTGGGGCTGGCGGACGTGGTCTCCATCTCCGCTGCAAGCGAGGAATTCTATCCGCGCTACAGCCTCGAGCAGGTACTGGCACAGAATCCCGATGTCATTCTGACGGTCTATCACGAGGGCAAACCTATACCCGATCTCAGGAATATCGCGGGCTGGCGTTCCTTGAGGGCGGTGCAGCGGGGCCGGATTTACGTCTTGAGCGAAGTCCTGCAACATCCCTCGCCGCGGTTTGTTGACGGCGTCGAGGAACTGGCGCGCAAACTTCATCCGGAGCGTTTCCAATGA
- a CDS encoding iron ABC transporter permease, whose translation MKRLSRRRIAVVCLSLLFAWSCAALFALAVGSVAIPPGRVVWLVAHHVSGTPEADDPLATILFSIRLPRIFLSSLVGAALAVAGAAFQSLLRNPLADPFVLGVSTGASLGTILYSIFAASWGTAEAAAGLAYGRPLAAFAGAALVVAAVYFLAGGGTRSGEGSQRLLLAGIVLASFISSINVILLTSTSQADLRGIFYWLIGDLSRPVDASIYVVTALVLAGFLLLYLFSRSLNLISLGEEDALILGVEVPRVKVGVYLIASLITGAVVSVGGPIAYIGLICPHLGRMMFGSDNRILFPTVFLFGAIFTLLADTMARTLLSPAELPVGVITALIGAPLFIYLSRRRSRL comes from the coding sequence ATGAAGCGTCTTTCCCGCAGGCGCATTGCCGTCGTATGCCTCTCATTGTTGTTCGCCTGGAGCTGTGCCGCGCTGTTCGCTCTTGCCGTCGGAAGCGTCGCCATTCCGCCTGGAAGAGTGGTATGGCTGGTGGCGCACCACGTGTCCGGCACTCCGGAAGCGGACGACCCGCTGGCGACTATACTGTTCTCGATTCGCCTGCCGCGCATATTCCTCAGCTCGCTGGTCGGCGCCGCGCTCGCCGTCGCGGGTGCGGCTTTTCAGTCGCTGCTGCGCAATCCTCTTGCCGATCCCTTCGTCCTGGGAGTTTCGACGGGCGCCTCGCTCGGGACGATCCTGTATTCCATCTTCGCCGCATCCTGGGGAACGGCCGAGGCCGCGGCGGGCCTCGCTTATGGCCGTCCGTTGGCGGCGTTTGCCGGAGCCGCACTCGTAGTTGCCGCGGTCTACTTCCTTGCGGGAGGCGGCACCCGCTCGGGAGAAGGTTCGCAGCGTCTGCTGCTGGCAGGGATCGTGCTGGCCTCGTTTATTTCGTCGATCAACGTCATTCTGCTCACCAGCACCAGCCAGGCTGATCTGCGCGGCATCTTTTACTGGCTCATCGGCGACCTCAGCCGTCCGGTCGACGCATCGATCTACGTCGTTACCGCTTTAGTCCTGGCAGGATTCCTCCTGCTTTATCTGTTTTCCCGCAGCTTGAACCTGATTTCGCTGGGAGAGGAGGATGCCCTGATCCTGGGCGTCGAGGTCCCGCGCGTGAAGGTCGGCGTATATCTCATCGCATCGCTCATCACCGGCGCGGTGGTTTCCGTCGGCGGCCCGATCGCCTACATCGGCCTCATCTGCCCCCATCTCGGACGCATGATGTTCGGCAGCGACAACCGCATCCTGTTCCCTACCGTCTTCCTGTTCGGCGCCATCTTCACTCTGCTGGCGGATACCATGGCACGCACGC